From one Triticum urartu cultivar G1812 chromosome 3, Tu2.1, whole genome shotgun sequence genomic stretch:
- the LOC125545105 gene encoding uncharacterized protein LOC125545105 isoform X2, whose product MWTEAGHGRSFTVALSGSGKLQKAPCSSLATIHTPLAPPWQRVVAFSPKRNGATPPVGLVGFGLAARLGSVPMEAAEDAGEAGGGRSTARKLVPWSSWAEWRFVRDAIFSPYPDPGAALRRIAAWRSRGCLPIPVEVTAALFEIRLRDPFFRNGVASDDKLESDEMLALLYSMAIIRLVNGFMESPHKETGRSISDLAETVGVPRILVDIRHESSHRGIPSLRLLRLAAIKAFDWLKCNYWDSQTSAIPDVRLELNSVLHDIAQSLKGKDSESAKSGSKRKRSQKHILNAIKYVRQLYYTCPTEAVSVLLEFCQLDAPEISENSDIHQSDSLDVNHSSDVQIQNQISNGDMKTIITKLSEKEPRVLLGLLKSVIEMIEARNDLEHKGGSYVCLPAESSTMKNLCSLVLWIVTSIKELKDSGRIGLVHEIGVLSSDRNAVPRFCLAKLLQKLLSLPAIGERCIADAALLLIEMVGNNNMKEKLRKLPLLSLRRSPKDTLLESRILSNGQESVESATQKLEAFKLQLRKPDNASLAENGTEGTLNTSMPEKRNRWSIVKSWTPCPLGMIPCSYSSTAVLPVLDVIDDELKHDTAEHGNFEPDGQIEIFDSYSYPEQQLDGEGILEISRSPPEHGISDMPEMASGLRGTLLVGGGWKKLTEEELLSIKSSMKILL is encoded by the exons ATGTGGACGGAGGCTGGCCACGGCCGCAGCTTCACGGTGGCCCTCAGCGGCTCGGGCAAATTGCAGAAAGCACCCTGCTCGTCGCTCGCAACGATACACACACCCTTGGCCCCACCCTGGCAGCGAGTCGTCGCCTTTTCCCCCAAGCGAAACGGCGCTACCCCACCGGTGGGTTTAGTAGGGTTTGGACTCGCCGCTCGCCTCGGCTCGGTTCCCATGGAGGCGGCGGAAGATGCAGGCGAAGCCGGCGGCGGCCGCTCCACCGCCCGGAAGCTGGTGCCGTGGTCGAGCTGGGCGGAGTGGCGCTTCGTCCGCGACGCCATCTTCTCCCCCTACCCCGACCCTGGCGCCGCTCTTCGCAGG ATCGCCGCGTGGCGGAGCAGGGGCTGCCTCCCGATCCCCGTGGAGGTCACTGCGGCCCTCTTCGAGATAAGGCTGCGGGATCCCTTCTTCCG GAATGGAGTGGCTTCGGATGATAAGCTGGAGTCGGACGAGATGCTCGCCTTGCTGTACAGTATGGCAATCAtcag GCTTGTAAATGGTTTTATGGAGAGCCCGCACAAGGAAACTGGTCGTTCAATATCTGATTTAGCTGAGACTGTTGGAGTACCACGAATTCTCGTTGACATTCGTCATG AGAGTTCACATCGCGGCATCCCCTCTCTGCGACTGCTACGTTTGGCAGCCATTAAA GCATTTGATTGGTTGAAGTGCAATTACTGGGATTCCCAGACTAGTGCAATTCCTGATGTTCGACTAGAACTAAACTCAGTATTGCATGACATCGCTCAGTCCCTGAAGGGAAAAGATTCTGAAAGTGCAAAATCAGGTTCCAAAAGGAAAC GTTCCCAGAAACATATTTTAAATGCCATCAAATATGTACGTCAACTTTACTATACATGTCCCACTGAGGCTGTCTCTGTTCTTTTGGAGTTTTGTCAGCTCGATGCCCCAGAAATCTCTGAAAACAGCGATATACATCAATCTGATAGTTTGGATGTGAATCACTCATCTGATGTTCAAATTCAGAATCAAATATCAAATGGAGATATGAAAACCATTATAACAAAACTATCAGAAAAAGAACCAAGAGTGCTTCTTGGCTTACTAAAGTCGGTAATTGAAATGATTGAGGCCAGGAACGACCTTGAACACAAAG GTGGATCATATGTATGCCTGCCAGCTGAGTCATCAACAATGAAAAACTTGTGCTCCCTGGTTCTATGGATTGTCACAAGCATAAAAGAGTTAAAGGATTCCGGCCGTATTGGACTTGTCCACGAGATAGGAGTACTCTCTTCGGACAGGAATGCGGTCCCTCGTTTCTGTCTCGCAAAACTTCTGCAGAAGTTATTGAGTTTGCCCGCTATAGGTGAAAGATGCATTGCAGATGCAGCACTATTGCTGATTGAGATGGTCGGCAATAATAACATGAAGGAGAAACTGAGGAAGCTTCCTTTGTTGTCCCTGCGAAGGTCACCGAAAGATACCCTCCTTGAATCCAGAATCTTGTCCAATGGACAAGAATCGGTTGAAAGCGCAACACAGAAGTTGGAAGCGTTCAAGTTGCAGTTGAGAAAACCAGATAATGCGAGTTTAGCTGAAAATGGAACTGAGGGAACGCTTAACACAAGCATGCCAGAGAAACGTAATAGGTGGTCTATAGTGAAGTCCTGGACCCCCTGTCCGCTAGGAATGATACCTTGTTCATATAGTTCAACTGCTGTTCTTCCCGTccttgatgtcattgatgatgaACTGAAGCATGACACAGCAGAACATGGAAATTTTGAGCCTGATGGTCAGATTGAAATTTTCGACTCTTATTCTTACCCTGAGCAGCAGTTGGATGGTGAAGGCATCCTAGAAATATCAAGATCGCCACCTGAACATGGGATTTCTGATATGCCAGAAATGGCCTCTGGTCTCAGGGGTACATTACTGGTTGGTGGCGGGTGGAAAAAGCTGACCGAAGAAGAGTTGCTCTCCATAAAGTCAAGCATGAAAATTTTGTTGTAA
- the LOC125545105 gene encoding uncharacterized protein LOC125545105 isoform X1: MSNLQHAHKLKLQFGWHSGVRLGYSHVGIVQGGADNVSGGAGLPAAAACPPLLRRGAAGEAMWTEAGHGRSFTVALSGSGKLQKAPCSSLATIHTPLAPPWQRVVAFSPKRNGATPPVGLVGFGLAARLGSVPMEAAEDAGEAGGGRSTARKLVPWSSWAEWRFVRDAIFSPYPDPGAALRRIAAWRSRGCLPIPVEVTAALFEIRLRDPFFRNGVASDDKLESDEMLALLYSMAIIRLVNGFMESPHKETGRSISDLAETVGVPRILVDIRHESSHRGIPSLRLLRLAAIKAFDWLKCNYWDSQTSAIPDVRLELNSVLHDIAQSLKGKDSESAKSGSKRKRSQKHILNAIKYVRQLYYTCPTEAVSVLLEFCQLDAPEISENSDIHQSDSLDVNHSSDVQIQNQISNGDMKTIITKLSEKEPRVLLGLLKSVIEMIEARNDLEHKGGSYVCLPAESSTMKNLCSLVLWIVTSIKELKDSGRIGLVHEIGVLSSDRNAVPRFCLAKLLQKLLSLPAIGERCIADAALLLIEMVGNNNMKEKLRKLPLLSLRRSPKDTLLESRILSNGQESVESATQKLEAFKLQLRKPDNASLAENGTEGTLNTSMPEKRNRWSIVKSWTPCPLGMIPCSYSSTAVLPVLDVIDDELKHDTAEHGNFEPDGQIEIFDSYSYPEQQLDGEGILEISRSPPEHGISDMPEMASGLRGTLLVGGGWKKLTEEELLSIKSSMKILL, encoded by the exons ATGTCGAATTTACAGCATGCGCACAAACTGAAACTGCAATTTGGTTGGCACAGTGGGGTCAGGCTAGGGTACTCACATGTTGGTATCGTGCAGGGTGGAGCGGACAATGTGAGCGGCGGCGCGGGCCTTCCGGCGGCGGCCGCCTGCCCGCCTCTCCTCCGACGAGGGGCGGCCGGGGAGGCCATGTGGACGGAGGCTGGCCACGGCCGCAGCTTCACGGTGGCCCTCAGCGGCTCGGGCAAATTGCAGAAAGCACCCTGCTCGTCGCTCGCAACGATACACACACCCTTGGCCCCACCCTGGCAGCGAGTCGTCGCCTTTTCCCCCAAGCGAAACGGCGCTACCCCACCGGTGGGTTTAGTAGGGTTTGGACTCGCCGCTCGCCTCGGCTCGGTTCCCATGGAGGCGGCGGAAGATGCAGGCGAAGCCGGCGGCGGCCGCTCCACCGCCCGGAAGCTGGTGCCGTGGTCGAGCTGGGCGGAGTGGCGCTTCGTCCGCGACGCCATCTTCTCCCCCTACCCCGACCCTGGCGCCGCTCTTCGCAGG ATCGCCGCGTGGCGGAGCAGGGGCTGCCTCCCGATCCCCGTGGAGGTCACTGCGGCCCTCTTCGAGATAAGGCTGCGGGATCCCTTCTTCCG GAATGGAGTGGCTTCGGATGATAAGCTGGAGTCGGACGAGATGCTCGCCTTGCTGTACAGTATGGCAATCAtcag GCTTGTAAATGGTTTTATGGAGAGCCCGCACAAGGAAACTGGTCGTTCAATATCTGATTTAGCTGAGACTGTTGGAGTACCACGAATTCTCGTTGACATTCGTCATG AGAGTTCACATCGCGGCATCCCCTCTCTGCGACTGCTACGTTTGGCAGCCATTAAA GCATTTGATTGGTTGAAGTGCAATTACTGGGATTCCCAGACTAGTGCAATTCCTGATGTTCGACTAGAACTAAACTCAGTATTGCATGACATCGCTCAGTCCCTGAAGGGAAAAGATTCTGAAAGTGCAAAATCAGGTTCCAAAAGGAAAC GTTCCCAGAAACATATTTTAAATGCCATCAAATATGTACGTCAACTTTACTATACATGTCCCACTGAGGCTGTCTCTGTTCTTTTGGAGTTTTGTCAGCTCGATGCCCCAGAAATCTCTGAAAACAGCGATATACATCAATCTGATAGTTTGGATGTGAATCACTCATCTGATGTTCAAATTCAGAATCAAATATCAAATGGAGATATGAAAACCATTATAACAAAACTATCAGAAAAAGAACCAAGAGTGCTTCTTGGCTTACTAAAGTCGGTAATTGAAATGATTGAGGCCAGGAACGACCTTGAACACAAAG GTGGATCATATGTATGCCTGCCAGCTGAGTCATCAACAATGAAAAACTTGTGCTCCCTGGTTCTATGGATTGTCACAAGCATAAAAGAGTTAAAGGATTCCGGCCGTATTGGACTTGTCCACGAGATAGGAGTACTCTCTTCGGACAGGAATGCGGTCCCTCGTTTCTGTCTCGCAAAACTTCTGCAGAAGTTATTGAGTTTGCCCGCTATAGGTGAAAGATGCATTGCAGATGCAGCACTATTGCTGATTGAGATGGTCGGCAATAATAACATGAAGGAGAAACTGAGGAAGCTTCCTTTGTTGTCCCTGCGAAGGTCACCGAAAGATACCCTCCTTGAATCCAGAATCTTGTCCAATGGACAAGAATCGGTTGAAAGCGCAACACAGAAGTTGGAAGCGTTCAAGTTGCAGTTGAGAAAACCAGATAATGCGAGTTTAGCTGAAAATGGAACTGAGGGAACGCTTAACACAAGCATGCCAGAGAAACGTAATAGGTGGTCTATAGTGAAGTCCTGGACCCCCTGTCCGCTAGGAATGATACCTTGTTCATATAGTTCAACTGCTGTTCTTCCCGTccttgatgtcattgatgatgaACTGAAGCATGACACAGCAGAACATGGAAATTTTGAGCCTGATGGTCAGATTGAAATTTTCGACTCTTATTCTTACCCTGAGCAGCAGTTGGATGGTGAAGGCATCCTAGAAATATCAAGATCGCCACCTGAACATGGGATTTCTGATATGCCAGAAATGGCCTCTGGTCTCAGGGGTACATTACTGGTTGGTGGCGGGTGGAAAAAGCTGACCGAAGAAGAGTTGCTCTCCATAAAGTCAAGCATGAAAATTTTGTTGTAA